The region TGTCTATTCCTGCTTCCTGCAACGAACCGGGAATTTTAACCGCCGTAACCGCATTGGAGGGAGAATCGGCCAACAGTTCCAAGCCGAGTGCCCGAACTGCACGCCGGGTCGATTCCGCCAGAATGGCATGCCGTTTCCACACGGCTTCCACGCCTTCCTCACGAATCATTTTCAGTGCCTCCAGCAATCCCACAACGAGCGTCACCGCAGGTGTAAAGGGCGTTGTTTGTGCCTTTAAAGATTTTCGGGCCTTTCGGAGATCAAAGTAGTACCGCGGTTGTGTGCAGGCCTCTACCGCTTTCCAGGCCCTCTGGCTGGACGCAATAAAGGACAAACCGGGCGGGAGCATCAATCCCTTTTGAGATCCCGTGACAACCACATCCACGCCCCAGTCATCCATTTTAAGGGGCATGGCTCCAACCGACGTAATGCCATCCACAATAATCAGTGCTTCGCTGTTGTCGCGGATAACCTGAGCCATTTTCTCCAGATCAATAGCCACCCCGGTAGACGTTTCACTGTGTGTTAAAAGAACCGCCTTGTAGTCGGCTTTTTTCTGTAATTCCGCACGCATTTCATCCGGGGTAAACGCCTTTCCCCAGGGGACGGCAATGCGTGTGGCCCGAACCCCGTACGCGCTGCACAGCTCTCCCCAACGCTCACCAAACTTTCCCCCCTCGATTGTTAGAACCTCATCACCGGGATTCAGATGGTTGGCTACAGCGGCTTCCATGGCACCCGTGCCGGAAGCCGCCAGGATGTAGACCTCCTCTTTGGTCTGGAACAGCTCCTGCAGAATTTCAGAAGCCTCAACAAAAATTTCCGAAAACTCCTTTGTACGATGGTGAAGAATGGGTTCTGCCATTCGGTTCATCACTTTTTCCGGAACCGGTGTGGGCCCGGGTGTAAACAATCGTGTTTTCATTGGCTCCTTCCTCTCAAGTTACTCAATTTACCGAATTCATTCAATCTAATTCAAGATTATTTTTGCTTGCGGCCCAAAAAGTCGTAAAGCACCTTCCAGAGCGCGGGTTCTCCCTCCCCGGTTTTGGCAGAAAACGGAATTGCGGGCAAGACGGCCAGCTTTTCCAGATTGGCATTTATTTTTTTAAACTGTCTGGCTTGTTCGTTTCGTGACAGCTTATCAATTTTTGTCGCTATCACCCGAAATGGAATCGGTACATGCTTTAGCCAGGAGATCATCATTTCGTCCAATTCCGTCAGCCCGATGCGGCTGTCCACAATTACGATCGCCCCCCGGAGGTTTTCGGAGGCAGAGAGAAAACCCTCAATCAGTGCCTGCCAGCGGCGTTTGGCCTCTCTTGAGACCTTTGCAAAACCATAGCCTGGCAAATCAACCAGATAAAATCGTTCATCAATCAGAAAAAAATTCAGGCTTCGTGTTTTACCCGGCGTGGAACTGATTTTTGCCAGTTTTTTTTGATGAAGGATCGTGTTGATAAGAGACGATTTTCCGACATTTGACCGTCCGGCAAAGGCAATTTGCGGCAAATCATTGTCCGGCAAATCCTTCAATTCGTGGACGCTTTTAATAAATTTTGCTTGGTGGTATTTCATATAATTATTCGCCCTAATATGAAAAAAGCACTCACCTAAACGGCGAGTGCATTTCAGAAATTGTGACAGGTACCTGATTGTTTATCTAAATTCTCAAGAGGTACCTGCCTCTTGAGAGATGGAGAATCCATCCCTCATGGCAAACCTCAACACATCATCCATGTTCTTAACAAATTTTATTTCCAGGTCCTTTTTGATCTTCTGCGGAACCTCTGTTAAATCCTTTTTGTTTTGTGCCGGAATAAGAACCGTTTTAATCCCGGCCCGCCGGGCGGCCAACAGCTTTTCATTTAGCCCGCCAATGGGCAGCACGTGGCCCCGAAGCGTAATTTCACCGGTCATGGCTACTTTTCGGCAAATGGGTTTCCGGGAAATGGCGGACACCATCGCCAGGGCCATGGTTACACCCGCCGACGGGCCGTCTTTGGGAATGGCACCTTCGGGGACGTGAACGTGGATTTCGTGATCCTGGAAAAATTTCGGATCAATTCCCAGACGCCTGGCATTGGATCGAATGTAGCTCAGTGCCGCCTGAGCCGATTCCTTCATCACATCTCCCAGATGCCCGGTCAAAATCAGGCCCGATTTTCCGTCCATGGGTGTGGCTTCAATCATCAAAATATCGCCGCCAAACTCTGTCCAGGCAAGTCCCACAGCAGCGCCCACCAGTTCTTCATCCTCAACGGATTTCTCCGGGATTTTGGGTATTCCCAGGTAGTCTTCCAGGTTCTTTGCGGTAATCGCATAAAAACTTTTCTTTGGGTTGGACACGATCTTTCGGGCCACTTTGCGGCAGATCGTAGAAAGGCTTCTCTCCAGATTCCGCACGCCCGCTTCCCGTGTGTATTCGCGGATGATGAGTAAAATGGCCTGGTCTGACACGCGAATATTCTTTTCGAGCAATCCCGTTTCTTTCATTTGCTTGGGCAAAAGAAACTGTTTGGCAATTTCCAGCTTGTCGTATTCCATGTAGCCCGGAAGTTCAATGATTTCCATTCGATCCAAAAGCGGAGCCGGAATATTGTACCGCACGTTAGCCGTGGTAATAAACATCACTTCCGACAGATCAAATTCCACTTCCAGGTAGTGATCGCTGAACGTCCTGTTTTGCTCAGGGTCCAATACTTCCAATAAAGCCGCCGACGGATCGCCCCGAAAATCCATACTCATTTTATCAATTTCATCCAGAAGAAATACCGGATTTCGGCTGCCCGCTTTTTTGAGGGACTGGATAATCCGGCCCGGCATGGAACCAATGTACGTTTTTCGGTGTCCCCGAATTTCGGCTTCGTCCCGTACTCCACCCAGAGACACCCGCACAAAATTCCGACCGATGGCGCGCGCAATCGAGCGCCCAAGGGACGTCTTGCCCACACCCGGAGGCCCGACCAAACACAAAATGGGACCTTTGACGCGCTTCACAAGTTTCATAACCGCCAGGTGCTCCAGAATCCTTTCTTTCGCCTTTTGCAGTCCGTAGTGATCGGAATCGAGTGTTTTCTGAACCCGGTCCAGATCCAGATTATCCCGGGTGCGCTTTTTCCAGGGCAAGGCCAGCAGCCAATCCAGATAATTGCGGGTCACCGTGTATTCGGGAGACATTGTCGGGGTAAATTTCAGGCGGTCAATTTCTTCAAAGGCCTTTTCCCGCACCTCCCTGGGCATGCCCGCCCTTTCTATTTTTTCGATCAAAAGCTGGACATCGCCAACAACCTCATCTTCTTCACCCAGCTCCTGTTTGATGACCCGAAGCTGCTCCTGCAAATAATAGCTTCGCTGTGACTTTTGCATGCGATCGCGCACCTGGTCCTCAATAGTGCGCTCGATCTCCAGGATTTCCTTCTCGGACTCCAAAATCCGCGATAGTTCCACCAGCTCTTTGTTTAAATCTTTTGTTTCCAGGAGCTTTTGCTTATCGGATAATTTCTTCGTCACATGAGCCGCAATAAAATCGGCAATGCGCTGGGGATTTTCCAGACTCTCGACGGTCAGAATCAACTCATCGGGGACATCGCGGTTAAGCAGAATGTATTCTTTGAATAAATTCAACACATGCCGAAGCCCGGCTTCAACCTTTTTATTTGTCTGCAGTGTTTCGGGAACCAGATCGATGGTGGCGCGGTAAAAATCCTCCACTTTCATAAACCGTTTTACACGTGCCCGGATAATACCCTCGACCAGAACTTTAATAAGCCCGTTGGGGAGTTTCAGAATCTGCAAAACACGGGCAACAACTCCGACACGATACAGATCTTTGGCAGAAGGATTCTCTTCCTGCACATCTTTTTGGGCCACCAGAAGGATTAATTTATCGGTCATCAGGGCTTCCTGGAGGGCATGGGTCGAGGACTCCCGCCCCACCAGAAGCGGGTAAATCATATAAGGAAAAACTACCGTCTCCTTTAACGGAAGCACCGGTAGTTTATCGTTTATTTCGATGGTAATATCTTCTCGTTCAATTCTTTGCATAAATGATTCTTTTTTGGATGATGAGTGCCGCTCCCTTACGCTCGTTTTTTGATTTCTTTGATTTTATAGATGGGCTCTTTTTTCTTGGTAATCACATCTTTTGTAACAATGCACTCCTTTATTCCCTGAATATTCGGGAGCTGAAACATTATCTCCAGCATGGCTTCTTCCATTACCGAGCGGAGGGCGCGTGCCCCGGTGCCCCGTTTCTGAGCAATCTCCACCACGGCTTTCAGTGCTTCTTCCTCGAACGAAAGAGTAACCCCTTCCATCTCAAAAAGACGCTGGTACTGTTTGGTAATGGCATTTTTGGGTTTGGTCAGAATGGTAAGCAAGGCATCTGTTGTGAGTTCGTCCAGGGCGCTGAGTACGGGTAAACGGCCAATCAGCTCGGGGATGAGCCCAAAGCGAAGCAAATCCTCCGGTTCAACCCGGCGCAATATTTCGCCCACCTGCCGTTCGGACCGGAGTTTAATGTCGGCGCCAAAACCCATGGATTTCTTATTCAAACGGGCTTCAATGATTTTATCAATTCCCTCAAAAGCGCCGCCTACGATAAACAGAATATTTTTCGTGTTGATGTTGATTAGACTTTGCTCCGGATGTTTCCGTCCACCCTTTGGGGGAACAGAGGCCACTGTGCCTTCCAAAATCTTAAGCAGGGCCTGTTGAACACCTTCACCGGAAACATCCCGCGTAATGGACGGGTTTCCGCCCTTTCGGGCAATCTTGTCAATCTCGTCAATATAGATAATTCCTTTTTCGGCTCGCTCAATGTCGTAGTCCGCGGCCTGGAGCAAACGTACCAAAATATTTTCGACATCTTCTCCCACATAGCCGGCTTCCGTCAGGGTGGTGGCATCGGCAATGGTAAATGGAACCTGAAGAAAACGGGCCAGTGTTTGGGCCAGCAGCGTTTTTCCGGTACCCGTGGGACCGATTAACAAAATATTGCTTTTTTCAAGCTCGTCATCCTCATAATAATCCTGAGATGCCACGCGCTTGTAATGGTTGTAAACGGCAACAGAAAGCGTCTTTTTCGCCTGGTCTTGTCCGATAACATAATTATCCAGTTCCGCCTTTATTTCGGCCGGGGTTGGGATATTTTTGCGTTCCGAAAGCGTCCGGCGCATTAAATCATTTTTTAAGATCTCCATGGCGTTGTACACACATTCGTTACAGATGTACACGCCGGGGCCGGTGATAATTGCTTCCACCTGGTTGGAATTTTTGCCGCAGAAGGAACAAATGTAGATTTTTTCCCGCTTTGTACTGGCCATCGCCACGATCTCCACTATTTTTTCTTTTTCTGGTTCTTGGTTTTTTTCACCAGAACTTCGTCAATTAAACCATAGTCTTTTGCTTCCTCGGGAGACATGAAATAATTACGGTCCGTATCTTTTTCGATTTTTTCGATGGGTTGTCCCGTGTGAAACGAAAGAATTTCATTTAATTTTTGACGAAGGGTTAAGATTTCCTTGGCATGAATTTCAATATCGCTTGCCTGGCCTTGAGCACCACCCAACGGCTGGTGAATCATAATTCGGGAATGCGGAAGTGCCGAGCGTTTTCCCTTGGCACCGGCAGCCAAAAGCACAGCGCCCATACTGGCCGCCTGTCCCATGCAAATGGTGGCCACATCCGGTTTAATGTACTGCATGGTGTCGTAGATGGCCAGCCCTGCGGAAACATAACCGCCCGGAGTATTCAGATACACAAAGATATCCTTTTCCGGATCTTCGGCCTCCAAAAAAAGCAATTGGGCAATGGTCAAACTCGCTACCGCATCATCAATCGGCGACCCGATAAAAATGATCCGTTCTTTTAACAGCCTTGAAAATATGTCAAAGGCACGCTCGCCGCGGCCCGTTTGTTCGATAACAATTGGAACTAATCCCATAGAAACATCCTCTTCCGTAACGTTCGTGTTTTTGCATTCGTGGATAAATCGCCTCTTTAACAGACTGTTATTCCGTAATAACCTTCTGCTCGCTCGGATTGATTTCCACTTCTTCAATTTCTGAATTTTTCAAGAGAAAATCAATGATTTTTTCTTCCTGAAGCTGATCCTTTAATTTTTCCCGCCTGTTTTTCAGACTGTATTTTGCCTTAAGTTTTTTGAGACTCTGATGGGTTTCCTCTGCTATCTTTTCGATATAGGCATCCACATCCTCATCGCTCACCTTCAGGTTTTCCTGTTTGGCCAGCTGTTTCTGAATCAAATACCACTTGATGGAACGAACAACCAGAGGTTTCTGCCCCTCCCGAAAACTCTCAACATCGAAATCCTGTTTTAGCTGCTTTTTTAAATCCTCGACGTAACCATTCAGCGAATTTTCAATCATCTGCGGCGGCACTTCAAACGGATTCTCGGCAATGAGTGCATCAATCAATCCGTCCACCAGGTTTTGTCTGGATCGATTTTCGTATTCACGCTCCAGATATTCCCGAACGGCTTTGCGTAAATCCTCAAGCGATTCGTAGTTTCCCAGGTCCTTGGCAAACTCGTCACTGAGCTCCGGTAAATTGTGACGGGTCACATCTTTCACACGAACCGAAAAATATTGAGGCGGTTTTCCCTCTTCCTTTTTTTCAACCTTGCGTTCTTCCCCTTTTTTTACACCCAGTAACTGGTCTTCAAAATCCTTGCCGTATTCACCGGAACCCAGTTTGATCTGTTTGTTTTCAAGCCGATGACCCAAAATCGGAACGCCGCCTGCATCAACTTCCTGAAGATCTGCTACAACGGTGTCCCCTGCTTCGGCTTCGCCATCAATATCTTCAACAACCGCATTTTCCTCCCGCAGCCGTTCAATTGTGGCCTCTATTTCTTCATCGGCAATTTGGTGTATTTCCTTTGTTAATCGAAGGCCTTTGTAATGGTGCAATTCGATTTCCGGTTCGATCTCAACCTCTAACAAGACGTCCAATCCCTCTTTTTCGTCCCATTTTTGGTCTTGAATCTCCGGCGGACCGACAACCTCCAGATTCTCCTTGGCCACAATTTCTTTATACGCTTCGTTCATCGCATCTTCAAGAATATCCTCAAGGATCATTTTGCCGAATCGCATGCGAATAATGTCCTGAGGAACTTTCCCCTTGCGAAATCCGGGGATACTGATGTCTTTCCGAAGTTCCCGAATTTTTTCATTTATTTTTTCCTGAATCTCTTCCGCGGGGATATGAAATTTGACTTCCCGCAGCCAGGCCTGAACATCATTAACAGAATAATCCAATGGGTCCTCACCTTTTTTTATATGATTTTAATAATTGCTGTTCCCGGTTTTTTTAGAGATCAACTGACTGAAAAGGCCTCTTTGGTGCGAGAGGGGGGACTCGAACCCCCACACCCGAAGGCACTAGATCCTAAGTCTAGCGCGTCTGCCAGTTCCGCCACTCTCGCAGATACATGAAAAAAAGCTCCCTGTATCACGAGGGAGTTTTCACATTTAACCGTTCGCTTTTTCAAACGACTTAAATATAAGAAGTTTTGAAAGTAATGTCAATATTTTTTCAATTCGACAGAGAAACTCTTTATGGTGGAAATGGCGAGGATTTTTCGTTCGAACCGGTTTTTTGAATCATGAATGAATCAACCATAATAACCGGCAATTACACGAATCTAATTTCACTAAAATCAATTCGTTAAAATTCGTGAAATTCGCGGGCAAAGGCCTTTTGGAGCAAACCGGTCTGGTTGATACAGATCTTTCTTACGGGGATTGCCGTATCCATTCCTGAACAACGGTCTGCATCGCCTGAAATTGCCCCTTTATTTTTCGTCGGGCACATTTCGGATTGGACAAAATACACAGGGTTGCCTTACAAAAATACACCCGCTCCGAACAGCCCTGCTGCCGCTGATAGGCAGGCGTCGGGGTCATGCGGTTTGTAATATCCTTTCGGTTGAATTGTTTTCCCCTGATCCGCAAACCGATTTCCACGGTTTTATCCCATATGAATTTCTGCAGTGCCACCACATCCTGATTGGAATACGAATCAACCAGCTCATCCAAAGGCACCCCTTTCAACAGCCGATAAATTGCCTCTACCTTTTGTGCGGGAGAAAGTTCTTTTCGGGCTACTTCTGTATAGGTCATGTTTTCCTCAACTCTTACGCAGACACGTGTTCCAGATTTATATTGACCAGATCTACAACCAACTGGCGGATCGAGTCCGATTGATCAAATTGATACAATGTAAATTTGCTGTTTTTATTCAACACCAATCCCCCCTGATAGGCTCGGCGCACGATTAATGACGACGAATTTTCACCGATTTCGGAAGCCACCACAAGAGGAATATCGAAATTCTCCTGAAAATACGCCACGATTTCCTCAGCCGTTTGGACGGTTTCGTACCGATCCCAGTCGAACAAAACAATCACACCCAGTGCTTTTGTGACCAACAAATCCCAGGCATAACTTTTTGCAAATCGATTCCAATGAATGCCGTAGAATTGTAAAAGCATCTCATCATCAAGAGAAAGCCATCCCACTTGAATTCCTTTTTCGGGAAGTTCAACGCGGTCGCACAGCTTTTTCAAAAGGGATTCCTTTTGCACACTCTTGGGACCAATAATCAGAATTTCACCCACTCGCATAAACGAACTCTTTCCTTTAGCAAAAATAATTTTTCCGGTTTCCAACCCGTCTGCCGCTTATTTTTCTCTGGCTGCGCATTTCCCCGACAACAAAACAGTTGCTTACAAGAGTTTATGTTTAATAAACTGCAATTCACTTCGACTAAAAAACAGCTTTCGAGGTTTTCTTTC is a window of Calditrichota bacterium DNA encoding:
- the tig gene encoding trigger factor, with the translated sequence MDYSVNDVQAWLREVKFHIPAEEIQEKINEKIRELRKDISIPGFRKGKVPQDIIRMRFGKMILEDILEDAMNEAYKEIVAKENLEVVGPPEIQDQKWDEKEGLDVLLEVEIEPEIELHHYKGLRLTKEIHQIADEEIEATIERLREENAVVEDIDGEAEAGDTVVADLQEVDAGGVPILGHRLENKQIKLGSGEYGKDFEDQLLGVKKGEERKVEKKEEGKPPQYFSVRVKDVTRHNLPELSDEFAKDLGNYESLEDLRKAVREYLEREYENRSRQNLVDGLIDALIAENPFEVPPQMIENSLNGYVEDLKKQLKQDFDVESFREGQKPLVVRSIKWYLIQKQLAKQENLKVSDEDVDAYIEKIAEETHQSLKKLKAKYSLKNRREKLKDQLQEEKIIDFLLKNSEIEEVEINPSEQKVITE
- the clpP gene encoding ATP-dependent Clp endopeptidase proteolytic subunit ClpP gives rise to the protein MGLVPIVIEQTGRGERAFDIFSRLLKERIIFIGSPIDDAVASLTIAQLLFLEAEDPEKDIFVYLNTPGGYVSAGLAIYDTMQYIKPDVATICMGQAASMGAVLLAAGAKGKRSALPHSRIMIHQPLGGAQGQASDIEIHAKEILTLRQKLNEILSFHTGQPIEKIEKDTDRNYFMSPEEAKDYGLIDEVLVKKTKNQKKKK
- the clpX gene encoding ATP-dependent Clp protease ATP-binding subunit ClpX, which encodes MASTKREKIYICSFCGKNSNQVEAIITGPGVYICNECVYNAMEILKNDLMRRTLSERKNIPTPAEIKAELDNYVIGQDQAKKTLSVAVYNHYKRVASQDYYEDDELEKSNILLIGPTGTGKTLLAQTLARFLQVPFTIADATTLTEAGYVGEDVENILVRLLQAADYDIERAEKGIIYIDEIDKIARKGGNPSITRDVSGEGVQQALLKILEGTVASVPPKGGRKHPEQSLININTKNILFIVGGAFEGIDKIIEARLNKKSMGFGADIKLRSERQVGEILRRVEPEDLLRFGLIPELIGRLPVLSALDELTTDALLTILTKPKNAITKQYQRLFEMEGVTLSFEEEALKAVVEIAQKRGTGARALRSVMEEAMLEIMFQLPNIQGIKECIVTKDVITKKKEPIYKIKEIKKRA
- the lon gene encoding endopeptidase La, which encodes MQRIEREDITIEINDKLPVLPLKETVVFPYMIYPLLVGRESSTHALQEALMTDKLILLVAQKDVQEENPSAKDLYRVGVVARVLQILKLPNGLIKVLVEGIIRARVKRFMKVEDFYRATIDLVPETLQTNKKVEAGLRHVLNLFKEYILLNRDVPDELILTVESLENPQRIADFIAAHVTKKLSDKQKLLETKDLNKELVELSRILESEKEILEIERTIEDQVRDRMQKSQRSYYLQEQLRVIKQELGEEDEVVGDVQLLIEKIERAGMPREVREKAFEEIDRLKFTPTMSPEYTVTRNYLDWLLALPWKKRTRDNLDLDRVQKTLDSDHYGLQKAKERILEHLAVMKLVKRVKGPILCLVGPPGVGKTSLGRSIARAIGRNFVRVSLGGVRDEAEIRGHRKTYIGSMPGRIIQSLKKAGSRNPVFLLDEIDKMSMDFRGDPSAALLEVLDPEQNRTFSDHYLEVEFDLSEVMFITTANVRYNIPAPLLDRMEIIELPGYMEYDKLEIAKQFLLPKQMKETGLLEKNIRVSDQAILLIIREYTREAGVRNLERSLSTICRKVARKIVSNPKKSFYAITAKNLEDYLGIPKIPEKSVEDEELVGAAVGLAWTEFGGDILMIEATPMDGKSGLILTGHLGDVMKESAQAALSYIRSNARRLGIDPKFFQDHEIHVHVPEGAIPKDGPSAGVTMALAMVSAISRKPICRKVAMTGEITLRGHVLPIGGLNEKLLAARRAGIKTVLIPAQNKKDLTEVPQKIKKDLEIKFVKNMDDVLRFAMRDGFSISQEAGTS
- a CDS encoding YihA family ribosome biogenesis GTP-binding protein: MKYHQAKFIKSVHELKDLPDNDLPQIAFAGRSNVGKSSLINTILHQKKLAKISSTPGKTRSLNFFLIDERFYLVDLPGYGFAKVSREAKRRWQALIEGFLSASENLRGAIVIVDSRIGLTELDEMMISWLKHVPIPFRVIATKIDKLSRNEQARQFKKINANLEKLAVLPAIPFSAKTGEGEPALWKVLYDFLGRKQK
- a CDS encoding alanine--glyoxylate aminotransferase family protein, yielding MKTRLFTPGPTPVPEKVMNRMAEPILHHRTKEFSEIFVEASEILQELFQTKEEVYILAASGTGAMEAAVANHLNPGDEVLTIEGGKFGERWGELCSAYGVRATRIAVPWGKAFTPDEMRAELQKKADYKAVLLTHSETSTGVAIDLEKMAQVIRDNSEALIIVDGITSVGAMPLKMDDWGVDVVVTGSQKGLMLPPGLSFIASSQRAWKAVEACTQPRYYFDLRKARKSLKAQTTPFTPAVTLVVGLLEALKMIREEGVEAVWKRHAILAESTRRAVRALGLELLADSPSNAVTAVKIPGSLQEAGIDKRLKEKGIIAAGGQGKLKGKIFRISHLGYYDVQDMLAAISILEEVLLEVGWPAKAGEGVQTLQKTYLQMIKK